A region of the Primulina eburnea isolate SZY01 chromosome 7, ASM2296580v1, whole genome shotgun sequence genome:
GATATACATTTGTGCTCCACCCCGTATGCAAACTGTCTAATTTGTGTATATGGATGATTCTTTAGAACTTTGAACTTAGATCTTGTACATCTTTCATTCACTTTATGAAAAAAATCATCTTTCAAAGCGGCATCTTATGATTTTCTATGTCTTGTTAATTAACAATCCATGCATGCATTTGTCACACTGTTCTGTCCCACATCCGCTTGATTGAGTTTCTGGAACTTGTATACAAACCTGGACAATTCTAGCTAGCTTTTGGGTGTAGGTAGACCCAAGTTGATGATCTTAACATGCACCATTATGTGTTGGACTATTTTTATGAGTCACCCACTTATGTGTAGTAAACTTCAAGTTTCAGTTCATTCCTGGACTGGACGTGAAAGGTGAGTTAGATGTTTCATATCCTTGAGCTTGCCTTTCGGTGTACACGATCTTATCAATTTCAGAATTTGATCTTCCAATTCTTAGTACCAGTAATTGGCCGCAATGACTGGCAACTGATTTTTCTGAACTAATTACCTTTTAAACATTTactcattattttttataataaatttatttccctttctaTGGCAGTGTACGGTAATTTACCATCTGAAAGCCAGTTGGCAGATTGGGAATTTAATGTTTCACAGCATTCAGCTGTTCCGCAAGGGTTATTGGTACGCTTGTCTTTTCCCCTCCACATATGTTCAATAAGAACAAATTATTTATTGAAATTCTTTCTATCATGCTCATCTATGGCGGAGAATCACTTATAAATCACTCTTTTCTTTTAACCACCCTTATTTTTTGCCTCTGTTGCTCAATCTAATTCCTGTTAGAAAGACATGGTATGTTTGCTCAATGTATTTTCACCATGTTTTGCAGGATATTATACAGTCGATGCCCCATGATGCACACCCAATGGGTGTCCTTGTCAGTGCAATGAGTGCTCTTTCTGTCTTTCATCCAGATGCTAATCCAGCTTTAAGAGTAAGCCATTAGCTTGAGAATCCTTGTTTCTTACTGCCCTACTTCTCCTTTAATTATATGTTTTGCACAGTTGTCCTTGTTTTGGAAGTTGAAGCTGAGAGACCAATCTCACTTCAAAGTGTGGGTTATTTTTAGCATGAATTCCAGGACCCCGCTTCCATATCATGGCGTGGACACGTTGAAGATACTAACTTTTGGTTACGTAGAATGTTTTTGTGACGTTCTGGGCTTTTAGAAATGTCGCTAGAATCAAGATTGCATAACATTTCCTTTTCTTAAAGTTCTTAAGCTGCTTGCATCCTTCAGAAAAGTGGccatttttttctctctttgaGTCTGGCAGATCATCATCCTGTTGCTAGACATCTTATTTCCTTGATGGTTTTTCAACTTATATCAATAATCTGCAAGTTGGTTgatttgttttgtattttgtttagGGGCAAGACTTATACAATTCTAAACAAGTGAGAGACAAACAAATAGTACGCATACTGGGGAAGGTGATGTCTTTGTTCTTTACTTTTCAGTTCTAACAACTACTCTGTTACCGAGTTCATGACTAGATATTGTCCTTCTTGTGAGagagactattgtttctgaatTCTTTGTCATATTTATCATGACCTCTTGTGGTGATAGCACTAACGTACATTCTAATAATGCAGGCGCCAACTATAGCTGCTGCCGCTTATTTGAGGATGGCTGGTAGGCCACCGGTTCTACCATCTGGCAACCTTTCATACTCAGAGAACTTCTTATACATGCTTGATTCATTGTACGACCTATTTTCTACCTTCTTTCCGAACCGTTTCAATATATTGGATTCATGATATTTGATTTACTTTCTGTTTTCACTTTCTTTTCAAACCAAGAGAATATCCACTTTAAAACACAAAAATACATTGGCAAGtgtttattttttaagattAAGATGCTCTATAACTGGAGGTTTTCATTATGCAACGAACAGGGGCAACAGAACTTATAAACCAAATCCTCGACTTGCTCGGGCCCTCGATATTCTTTTTGTATTGCATGCAGAACATGAAATGAATTGCTCCACTGCTGCTGCTAGGCACCTAGCTTCAAGGTTGTATCTTCTTGCTTGCCTGAGATGGAGAAAATCATTCTTTCAACTTTTAACTAACGTTATCTTGCTTGGTCAGTGGTGTTGATGTGTATACAGCCCTTTCTGGAGCAGTTGGAGCCTTGTATGGTCCCCTTCATGGTGGAGCTAATGAGGTATGAAGTATTTTAGTGCCCTTGTAGCTGCTCTTCAGAAACTTTGGCCTTTCGTTGGGCGGGAAAAGAAGTCTCTATAAGTAAATAAATATGTAGTAGTAGTCGCATGCTTATTTGTACTTGCCACCCTCGAATGGTTTCTCTTTTCTTGTGTACGTATAGGCTGTGCTCAAGATGCTGGGTGAGGTTGGAAGTATTGACAACGTACCAGAGTTCATTGAAGGTGTAAAAAATAGGTTGGTATCCTAGTATCCTTCCATGGTGGTTATTTTTTCTTGCAAGTACAAATTTTACTATGCAGGATCAAGTCCTACAAATGACATGTTTGTGGAAATAAACCCAGGAAGCGTAAAATGTCTGGTTTCGGGCACCGTGTCTACAAGAACTACGATCCCCGAGCGAAGGTTATCAAGAAACTTGCTGAAGAAGTATTTTCAATTGTTGGTAGGGATCCTCTAATAGAGGTTGGTTCTGTTGATTACAAAAGTAAATTTAGAGGTTTTATTTAAATGAATGGGAAGTGCTGCATTAGAAATTGCGCCTATGATAAACCTATTTGCAGCCGATTTGACATTCTATACTGAGTTCTAAAATGAAAACTAAAAGTGCCGaaaactataatttttttttggttctAAACAGAAGATTGAGAATCATTTCATATCAAACTTAGGAGGATATATTTTCCTCTTTTTTCCCTGGGAAAAAAATTTGAGCTGATCGATTTTAAATGCAATAACATGAGGGTGTTTGGAATGTTATCCTTCTGTGTAAGGAACTTCACCACTTTCTTGATTATCACACCAAGGACCAAATGGTGCAATGACCTATTTTGTCAGGTTATAAAAGCAAAATTACGATTAGCATGTAGGGAGGGGGGTTGGCTGTTCCAATCAGGTCCTAGGTAGGCACTTGGTGGTGTCTTCAGCCTGTGGTTGTATGTTATGCATTGATCCGATTATGAATTCGGAAGAAACTATTTTCGCATCATGAAACACATCTATGCATGGCTGATGCTTATTATTTTTTGGTAGCTTTTCCTCGCTTTTGTTTATGATTTTCATGTACTTTGCAGGTGGCCATGGCTTTGGAAAAAGCTGCCCTATCTGACGAATATTTTGTAAAGCGGAAGTTGTATCCCAATGTTGACTTCTATTCTGGGTTAATTTATAGGTACGCACAAAAATTTACCGTCTTTA
Encoded here:
- the LOC140836603 gene encoding citrate synthase, glyoxysomal-like, which codes for MGSVDHSTVARGRLAVLSAHLSAPNDKSGTVSTGILESSTCSAAVEPPVDVRGSLEIIDQRTGKRYQVQVSEEGTLKATDLKKITTGNNDKGLKLYDPGYLNTAPVRSSVSYIDGDEGVLRYRGYPIEELAEGSSFLEVAYLLMYGNLPSESQLADWEFNVSQHSAVPQGLLDIIQSMPHDAHPMGVLVSAMSALSVFHPDANPALRGQDLYNSKQVRDKQIVRILGKAPTIAAAAYLRMAGRPPVLPSGNLSYSENFLYMLDSLGNRTYKPNPRLARALDILFVLHAEHEMNCSTAAARHLASSGVDVYTALSGAVGALYGPLHGGANEAVLKMLGEVGSIDNVPEFIEGVKNRKRKMSGFGHRVYKNYDPRAKVIKKLAEEVFSIVGRDPLIEVAMALEKAALSDEYFVKRKLYPNVDFYSGLIYRAMGFPTEFFPVLFAIPRMAGYLSHWKESLDDPDTKIMRPAQVYTGVWLRHYMPLKERMSSAETDKLGQVSVSNATKRRLSGSEA